GCCGGCCCGCGAGCACGCCGTCCAGCCGTACCTCGACGACGCGGCCGCCCCGTGGGGTCTCGACCTGCGGCTCGAGGTGCGGCTCAACGGGCACGTCGTGTCGCGTCCCCCGTTCGCCGGCATGTACTGGACCGCGGCCCAGCAGCTCGCGCACATGACGGTCAACGGGGCCTCGACGCGGACGGGGGACCTCTTCGCCTCCGGCACGGTGAGCGGGGCGGCGCGGGACGAGCGCGGGTCGCTCATCGAGCTCACGTGGAACGGCGAGGAGCCGCTCGTGCTGCCGGACGGGACCACGCGGGCGTTCCTCGAGGACGGCGACGAGGTGGTGCTCCGCGGCTGGGCGCCGGGCCCGGACGGCGCGCGCGTCGGCCTCGGCGAGGTGAGCGGTCGGGTGCTGCCCGCCCGGGCGCTCCGCTGAGCCCGGCCCGGACGTCAGGCGGCGCTGCCGCCGCCCATGACCGCGAAGGTCGCGCCCCACGGGTCGCGGACGGTCGCCATCCGGCCGAACTCGGTGTCGAAGGGCCCGGACACGACGCTCGCGCCCCGATCCTTCGCGGCGGCGACGAAGGCGTCGGTGTCGGCGACCGAGAAGTACGTGAGCCAGTGGGGCGGCACGTCCTTACCGGGCAGCCCGCCGAGGCCCCCGAGCGGCCGCCCGGTCTCCGTCGCGAACGTGCAGTAGTCGTCCGGCGCACCCGGCACCGGCTCCCACACGAACCCGAACACCTGGCTGTAGAAGGTGCGCGCGGTCGCGGGGTCGGGCTCCGCGGCCTCGTTCCACGTGAGCCCACCGGGCTCGTTGACGACCCGGGCGCCGATGTGACGGCCCGCCTGCCACACGCCGAGCACGGCGCCCTGCGGGTCGGCGACGACCGACATGCGGCCGAGGTCGCCGACGTCGAACGGCGGGGCGAGGACGGTGGCGCCGGCGTCGGCGGCCCGGGTCGTCGTCGTGTCGACGTCGGTGGAGGCGAGGTACGTCGTCCACGCCGCGGGGGCGCCCTCCTGCGCCGGGCCGATCCCCGCGGCGTCGCGGTCCCCGACCCGGCACATGACGTAGCCGCCGTACTCGGGCCCGCTCGCCTCGGCGGTCCAGTCGAGCACCTCGGTGTAGAAGCGGACGGCGGCGTCGACGTCGACGGCTCCGTAGTCGACCCAGCAGGGCGTGCCGGCGGGCCACGGCTCGTCACGTGTGCTCATGTCCGTGAGCGTGGCACCGACCCCGGACGGACGGAACCCCTCGGCCACCGGTTGCGGCGCGGTCCGCGGGTCGTGAGGGTGAGGGCGTGCTCGCCGTGCCGCTGTCGACGAACGCCGTCCCGCTGTCCGAGGCCGGGTGGCTCGTCGTCCTGTGGGTGAGCGTCGCCCTCGCCGTCGCGTGGCTCGTGTTCGTCGCGGCCTTCACCCGCTACCGGGAGCGGTCCCGCCCGCACTCGACGGGCGAGTCCCACACCCGCGGGGTCGAGACGCGGGTGACGAGGCGAACCACCAGCGTCGTCGTCGCCGTCGTGGCGGTCGTCCTCGTCGTCGCGCTCCTGCTGTTCGTGCTGGGCCGGGTGGGCGACCTCGCCGCCTGAGGCGCCTCAAGGTGGGTCGGCGACCGGCCGATCACCCGCACGTGACCGACACCCTCGTGCAGGACCCCGCCGCGCTCCTCGGGTCCGGGCCCTACCGCCTCGTGACGCGCAGCGACTTCGACGGGCTCGTGTGCGCGGTGCTGCTGCGCCAGGCCGGGCTCATCGACGACATCACGTTCGTCCACCCGAAGGACGTGCAGGACGGCACGGTGGAGATCACCGACCGCGACGTGCTGACGAACCTGCCGTTCGACCCGCGCGCGCACCTCGTCTTCGACCACCACCTGTCCGAGACGGTCCGCAACGGCGCCTCCGAGCGCCACGTCATCGACCCCTCGGCGCCGTCCGCGGCGCGCGTCGTCCACACGTTCCTCGGCGGCCCCGAGCGCGTGCCCGGCGTGTCGTACGGGCTCATGCGGGCCGTCGACCAGGCCGACTCCGCCGACTACTCCCTCGAGGACGTCCTCGAGCCGACCGGCTGGACGCTGCTCAACTTCCTCATGGACAGCCGCACCGGTCTCGGCCGCTTCCGCGACTTCCGCATCTCGAACTACCAGCTGATGATGCAGCTCATCGACCACTGCATCGAGTACCAGGACGTGGACGAGATCCTCGCCCTGCCCGACGTCGCCGAGCGCGTCGAGCTGTACCGGGCGCAGGCGGACCTGTTCCGCGAGCAGCTGCTGCGCGTCACGACGCTCCACGGCGACGTCGCCGTCGTCGACCTCCGCGACGAGGACGTCATCCACGCCGGCAACCGCTTCCTCGTGTACGCCCTCTTCCCGCAGGCGCGGGTCTCGGTCCACGTCATGTGGGGCCGGGACAAGCAGAACACCGTCCTCGCCGTCGGCCGGTCGATCCTCGACCGCAGCTCGACGGTCGACATCGGTGCGGTGTGCCTCGCACACGGCGGCGGGGGCCACGCCGCCGCGGGCACGTGCCAGGTCGCGCACGAGGACGCCGAGCGCTCGCTCACCGAGGTCGTCGCCGCGCTCCGGGGCCGCTGAGGTCGCGCCTGCGGTCGTCGGCCGGCCACACCACAGGGCCTGGCGGCCGCCGTGGCAGCCGACCTGCGGCGACGCCAGCGACGTCCTGCGCTGTGGCCGTTGGTGAGGGTGCCGCCGCCTCAGTAGGGCTCGGGCTCGGAGTCCGGGTGGACGCCGAGAACCGGCGGGCAGTCGAGCCGGCGCGGCAGGTCGACCGGTCCCTCGGCGAACACCACGAGCTCCTCCGGTCCCATCGGGACGGCGTCGAGGTCGCGGAGGGAGCCGTGCGCGGCCCGCACGAGCGCGTCGAGCTGCTGCAGGTCCGTGCCCGAGGCGACCGTGATGAGCCAGCGCATCAGCGGACGAGCGAGGAGTACGACGCCGCCGCGTTGACGATGCCGCGGCCGTAGCCGGCGTCCCACGCCGCGCCGGTGACGTTCGTGAGCCCGGCATAGAGGGCGTCCCGGAGGCCGTCGGGGGTGAGGCCGGGCGCTGCGGACAGCAGGAGCGCCGCGACGCCCGCGGCGACCGGTGTCGCCGCCGACGTGCCGTTGTCGAACGGGTTGCTGCTCGTGCCGCCGGGGCGGTCGGGACCGAAGTTGCCGAAGAAGTGCGAGTAGCTCGCGAGGTCCGGCTTCTCGGCGTGGAACATGCCCGGTCCCTGCGAGGAGTACCCGATCCGCTCGTGACGGGTGTTGACCGCCGCGACCGTGATGACCTCCGCCAGGCTGTTCGAGGCGTGGATCGAACGCCCGGGTCCGATGCCGCTGCTGTGGCAGGCGCCGCTCGGGCAGTCCGCACCGCAGTTGCCGGCCGCGAACAGGCAGGCGGCGCCGGACGCGACGACCTCGCGGACCTTGCGGTGGACCGGGTGCTGCGGGTCGTGGACCTCGTGGTTGGGGAAGTCCGCGACGGGGGGGATCCCGGTGTAGCCGTAGCTGTTCGTCGTGAGGTGCGGCGTGCCGTCGAGGCGCCGCTGGTCGAGGACCGCCTGGAACATCGTGAGGACGCCCCCGGAGTTCGCGACCCCGAGGAACGGGTAGTCGTACAGCCGCGCCGCGGGGGCCGCGACGAGGACGTCCGCGGCGCACATCGAGCCGTGGCTCGTGATGGGGGCGGCGCCGGGCTGGCGGGCGGCGTTGGGGCGGGCGAAGCCGCCGACCACGGGGTAGACGACCCCGTTCACCCCCTCGTCGATGATGCCGACCGCGACGTTCTGGCCCCGGTAGCCGTCCCACCACGCCCGGTGGACCCCGAGCATCGCCCGGACGACCTCGAGGTCGACGGCGTCGCGGAACGGACGGCAGTCGAGGCCCGGCCGCGACCGGGCGAGGTCCACGGCGTCGTCGTGCTCGTGGTGGTCGAGCGTGACGGGGGAGTTCGGCCACACGGTCACCCCCTCGCGGTCCCGCAGCTCGGCCAGCTGCGAGCTGTTGACCTCGGCGGCCACCACGACGCTCGTCGCCGCCAGGTCGGCGTTGGTCTCGGGACCGGCGAACGCGCGCAGCGAGCCGGCCGGCGCACCGCCCCACGGCGCGGAGCCGTCGCGCGTGCCGAACATCGGGACGGGCGGCAGCGGCTCGTCGAGCTCGACGCCCAGCCCGGCGACGCGGTCGAGCGCCGGTCTGGCCGCCCGGTCTGCGGCGACGAGCGACTCCGTCGCGCTCTCGAACAGCTCGAAGCCCACCGGCTGGTCCGGCGCCTCGACCTCCAGCAGCACCTTCACCACGGCCACGCCGTCCTCCTGATCCCGCTGTCGTCCGGCCCGGCCATCGTGGCACCGAACCGCCGCGTGATCGAGTCCTTCGACGAGCGCGACCGCCAGGTCCTGTCGCTGCTGCGGCCCCACCTGTACGAGGTGTGGCAGCGGGCCGAGCGTCGCCGGGTGGGCGCACCCTCGCTCACCCCCCGGCAGGAGGAGGTCCTCCGGCTCGTCGGTCGGGGTCTGTCGTACGCCGAGGTCGCGGCGCGCCTCGTCGTCTCGCGGGGCACCGTGCGGGCGCACATGGACCACATCCGCCGTCGCCTGGGCGTGAGCTCGGCGGCCGAGGCAGCGGCGGCCCTGGCGCTGTCGTCGGCGGGCAGCGCGGGCAGGTAGCGCCCCCGACAGGACTCGAACCTGTGGCCCGCGAATTAGAAGTTCGCCGCTCTATCCAGCTGAGCTACGGGGGCATCGCAGCACAACGGTAGACGGTCGGCGCTGTCGGGTCGCCGACGTCGCTCAGCCGCCGCCCATGCCGATCCCCGCGCCCGGGGACCACATGCGCTCCTTGCCGCAGCGGGAGCAGCCCCAGTACGGCTCGACGCCCGGCGGGCGCACGACCACCCACCGGTGCAGCCGCAGCGTGCACCAGAACCTGCCGACACCGCCCGCGCCTCCGGCCGCCACCGCCCCAGCGTCCGGGAAGACCGTGGTGTCGTCATCCGTGCCAGCACGGTCGCACCGTCGACCGACCCGTCTGGCAGCATCCGAGGGTGGGCAGGCTCCGCTACTCCGCGCTGTGCTCCCTCGACGGCTACGTCGCCGACCGCGACGGCGGCTTCGAGTGGGCGTTCCCGGACGAGGAGGTCATGGCCCTCGTCAACGACCTCGGCGACGAGACGCCGGTCCAGGTCTACGGCCGGCGCACGTACGAGCTCATGACGGTGTGGGAGACCGACCCGTCCGTCGGCGACACCCCTCAGGCCGCGCGGTTCGCCGAGCAGTGGGTGCGGGCGCGCAAGGTCGTCGTGTCCCGCACGCTCGACGCCGTCACCACGTCCCGCACCGAGCTCGTCCGCGAGCTCGACGGGGCGCTCGTCAGCGACCTGACCGCCGACGCCGACGCGGTGATCGGCGGCCCGACCGTCGCGTCGGCGGCGTTCCGGCAGGGCCTCGTCGACCGGGTCGACCTCGTGGTGTTCCCCGTCACGGTCGGCGGCGGCCTCGCCGCCATGCCGACCGACCTCCGCGTCGACCTCCGCCTCGTGACCGAGCGACGCTTCGCCGGCGGCGCGGTCCACCTCGGCTACGACGTGCGGCGCGAGCCCTGAGCAGCCCCGCCCGGCCGACGCGCGAGCAGCTCCTCGCGAGCGTCGACCGGACCATCCCCGACGTCATCGGCCCCGGTCTCCGCGTCCTGTTCTGCGGCATCAACCCGGGTCTGTGGTCGGGCTGGAGCGGCCACCACTTCGCCCGGCCGGGCAACCGGTTCTGGCCCGCGCTGCACGCGTCCGGGTTCACGCCGCGACGGCTCGACCCGGGCGAGGAGCAGGAGGTGCTCGGGCTCGGCCTCGGGATCACGAACGTCGTCGCCCGGGCGACCGCCGCCGCGGCCGACCTCACCGACGACGAGCTGCGGGCCGGTCGCCACGAGCTGGAGCGGAAGGTCCTCGCGCACGCGCCGCGGACCCTCGCCGTCCTCGGCATCACCGCGTACCGAACCGCCTTCGGGCGGCCGCGCGCCGCCCTCGGGGAGCAGCCCGACCACGTGATCGGCACGACGCGTGTCTGGGTGCTGCCGAACCCGAGCGGCCTCAACGCCCACCACACCCCCGCCGACCTCGCCCGTCTCTTCGCCACGCTGCGGGAGGCGGTGCAGCCGCCGCACGGGTGAGACGCCGCCGACGGGGTACGGCACGGGTCGTGACCGACACCCTGCAGCGGCCCGCCGACCCCGACGCGCACGACACGACCGTCCACCACGCCCGCCACCTCGTCGCCGGCGAGCGGCCCGACCCGCTCGACGCGCCCGTCCTCGAGCGCCGCGACCCGGCCACCGGCGACCCGACGAGCACCGCCCCGGTCGGCGACGACGTCACCGTCGCGGCCGCCGTCGCCGCCGCCCGTGCCGCCGCACCCGACTGGGCGCGCACCCCCGCCGCCGAGCGCGCCGCCGCGCTCGCCCGGGCCGCCGACGCCGTCGAGGCCGTCGCCGAGCAGCTCGCCGAGGACAGCCGCCTCGACATGGGCCGCCCACCCGCACTGGCACGCGACGGCGTCGCCGCCGGGGTCGCCACCATGCGCGAGTACGCCGTCCTCGGCCCCCTGCACCGCGGGCGCAGGCTCAACGGCTCCCCGGACGCGTGGGACGTCATGGAGCTGCGCCCGCGGGGCGTCGCCGCCGTCGTCACCGCGTGGAACGACCCCGTCGCCGCCACCGTCGGTCTCCTCGCGGCGGCCCTCGTCACGGGCAACACCGTGGTGTGGAAGCCGTCCGAGCGGGCCGTCCGCACGAGCGACCGGCTCGCCGGGCTGCTCGCCGCGTCGTTCCCGCCCGGCGTGGTGAACGTCGTCCACGGCGACGCCACGACCGGTGCGCTCCTCGTCGAGCAGCACGTCGACGTCGTGGCGCACGTCGGCTCGACCGCCGCCGGCCGCGCCATCGCGGCGGCGGCCGCGCGCACCGGCGCGCACACCCTGCTCGAGAACGGGGGCAAGGACCCGCTCGTCGTCGACCGCGGGCTCGACCCGCAGTGGGTGGCGCAGCAGATCGCGCTCGGCGGGCTCATCAACTCCGGGCAGCTGTGCACGGCGGTCGAGCGGGTCTACGTCCACACCGACGCCTACGACGCCGTCCGCGAGGCCCTCCTCACCGAGGTCGAGCGGTGGGCACCCGGCGGTGAGCAGGCCATCGGCCCGCTCGTCGACACCGCGCACCGCGACGCCGTCCACGCCCACGTGAGCGCGGCCCGCGACGCGGGTGCGCGGGTCCTCCGGGGCGGGGAGGTTGCCGACGGTCCCGGCGCGTTCTACCCGCCGACGGTCCTCGAGGACGTCCCGGCCGACGCCGCCGTCCTCACCGAGGAGACCTTCGGTCCCGTGCTCCCCCTCGTGCGCGTCGAGGACGTCGACGAGGGGCTGAGGCTGGCGGGGGCGGGCCGGTACGGCCTCGCCGCGACCGTCCTCACGGCCGACCTCGTCGTCGCGCGACGTGCGTGCACCGCGCTCGACGTCGGCACCGTCAAGGTGAACGACGTCTTCGGCGGCGCCCCGGGCGGGGCGGCGACCCCGCGCCGGGGCTCCGGCACCGGACTGGGCTACGGCCCCGAGCTGCTCGACGAGATGACCGCCGTCACCGTGTGCCACCTGGGGCCGCCACGAGCGGCTGCCCCGTCTCCAGCAGCGTCTTGAGGCCGGACAGGATCGCCACCCACCCGATCTCGAGGTGGTCCGCGGCCGCGCCGGCGGGCAGGCCCTCGTGGGTGCAGCGGAGCACGGTCACGCCCGGCATCGGCATGAACGGCTCCACCACCTCGAAGGTGACGCGCGAGGTCGGCAGCTCCGCGATGTCCGGGGCCCACACCCCGTCGAAGGTGAGGACGAGGCGCCGGCCGAGCTCGACGTCCTCGACGACACCGGTGATCATGTCGCCGCCCCCGGCCGTGTACCGGTAGGCGGCCCCGGCCTGCAGCGCGGGGAAGTGCGCCTCGAAGCCGTAGTAGTAGGCGGGCGTCACGCTGCCGTCGACGAGCGCCTGCCACACCGCCTCGGGCTCGGCGCGGACGGCGTAGGCGAGCCGGACGGTCGCGGTCGCGCTCGTCGACGGGGCGGGGGCAGCGGTCGTGGTCGTGCTCATGGTGACCTCCTCGGTCGGTACCCCGCGCCGGTCCCTCCGGGCGGTGGCACCCTCATGACGCGGACGCCCCCCGCATTTCGACACCGGCAGCCGCGAGGTGTCGAAACGGCCGGGGCCCGCGCGTCATTGAGGTGCGGCACCGTGCCGCCCCGGCCGGGCCGGGAGGACCGAAGGAGTGGGCCGTGGAGTTCCTGCTGCTGGCCGTCGAGACCGAGGCCGCCTTCGCCGAGCGCGACGACCCCGACCGCGCCCCCGCCTACTGGGCGGGCTGGCAGGGCTACGTCACCGCCCTGGAGGAGGCCGGCGTGCTGCGGGGCGCCAACGGCCTCCACCCGCCCGCCACGGCCACGACCGTCCGCGTCGTCGAGGGCCGTGTCGACGTCCAGGACGGGCCCTACGCCGACACCAAGGAGCAGCTCGGCGGCTACTTCGTCGTCGACGTCCCCGACCTCGACGCCGCGCTCGGCTGGGCCGGGCGCTGCCCGTCGGCCGCCGCGGGCGGGTCGTGCGAGGTCCGGCCCGTCCTGCCGCCGCCCCGGCCCGCTGGTGCGTGAGGAGGACGGCGACGCGAGCCGCGACGCGGTGGAGGTCGTCG
The Aquipuribacter nitratireducens DNA segment above includes these coding regions:
- a CDS encoding exopolyphosphatase, which gives rise to MTDTLVQDPAALLGSGPYRLVTRSDFDGLVCAVLLRQAGLIDDITFVHPKDVQDGTVEITDRDVLTNLPFDPRAHLVFDHHLSETVRNGASERHVIDPSAPSAARVVHTFLGGPERVPGVSYGLMRAVDQADSADYSLEDVLEPTGWTLLNFLMDSRTGLGRFRDFRISNYQLMMQLIDHCIEYQDVDEILALPDVAERVELYRAQADLFREQLLRVTTLHGDVAVVDLRDEDVIHAGNRFLVYALFPQARVSVHVMWGRDKQNTVLAVGRSILDRSSTVDIGAVCLAHGGGGHAAAGTCQVAHEDAERSLTEVVAALRGR
- a CDS encoding SRPBCC domain-containing protein translates to MSTTTTAAPAPSTSATATVRLAYAVRAEPEAVWQALVDGSVTPAYYYGFEAHFPALQAGAAYRYTAGGGDMITGVVEDVELGRRLVLTFDGVWAPDIAELPTSRVTFEVVEPFMPMPGVTVLRCTHEGLPAGAAADHLEIGWVAILSGLKTLLETGQPLVAAPGGTR
- a CDS encoding YciI family protein, producing the protein MEFLLLAVETEAAFAERDDPDRAPAYWAGWQGYVTALEEAGVLRGANGLHPPATATTVRVVEGRVDVQDGPYADTKEQLGGYFVVDVPDLDAALGWAGRCPSAAAGGSCEVRPVLPPPRPAGA
- a CDS encoding aldehyde dehydrogenase family protein, coding for MTDTLQRPADPDAHDTTVHHARHLVAGERPDPLDAPVLERRDPATGDPTSTAPVGDDVTVAAAVAAARAAAPDWARTPAAERAAALARAADAVEAVAEQLAEDSRLDMGRPPALARDGVAAGVATMREYAVLGPLHRGRRLNGSPDAWDVMELRPRGVAAVVTAWNDPVAATVGLLAAALVTGNTVVWKPSERAVRTSDRLAGLLAASFPPGVVNVVHGDATTGALLVEQHVDVVAHVGSTAAGRAIAAAAARTGAHTLLENGGKDPLVVDRGLDPQWVAQQIALGGLINSGQLCTAVERVYVHTDAYDAVREALLTEVERWAPGGEQAIGPLVDTAHRDAVHAHVSAARDAGARVLRGGEVADGPGAFYPPTVLEDVPADAAVLTEETFGPVLPLVRVEDVDEGLRLAGAGRYGLAATVLTADLVVARRACTALDVGTVKVNDVFGGAPGGAATPRRGSGTGLGYGPELLDEMTAVTVCHLGPPRAAAPSPAAS
- a CDS encoding mismatch-specific DNA-glycosylase; protein product: MWSGWSGHHFARPGNRFWPALHASGFTPRRLDPGEEQEVLGLGLGITNVVARATAAAADLTDDELRAGRHELERKVLAHAPRTLAVLGITAYRTAFGRPRAALGEQPDHVIGTTRVWVLPNPSGLNAHHTPADLARLFATLREAVQPPHG
- a CDS encoding dihydrofolate reductase family protein — protein: MGRLRYSALCSLDGYVADRDGGFEWAFPDEEVMALVNDLGDETPVQVYGRRTYELMTVWETDPSVGDTPQAARFAEQWVRARKVVVSRTLDAVTTSRTELVRELDGALVSDLTADADAVIGGPTVASAAFRQGLVDRVDLVVFPVTVGGGLAAMPTDLRVDLRLVTERRFAGGAVHLGYDVRREP
- a CDS encoding helix-turn-helix domain-containing protein, which gives rise to MIESFDERDRQVLSLLRPHLYEVWQRAERRRVGAPSLTPRQEEVLRLVGRGLSYAEVAARLVVSRGTVRAHMDHIRRRLGVSSAAEAAAALALSSAGSAGR
- a CDS encoding VOC family protein, with the protein product MSTRDEPWPAGTPCWVDYGAVDVDAAVRFYTEVLDWTAEASGPEYGGYVMCRVGDRDAAGIGPAQEGAPAAWTTYLASTDVDTTTTRAADAGATVLAPPFDVGDLGRMSVVADPQGAVLGVWQAGRHIGARVVNEPGGLTWNEAAEPDPATARTFYSQVFGFVWEPVPGAPDDYCTFATETGRPLGGLGGLPGKDVPPHWLTYFSVADTDAFVAAAKDRGASVVSGPFDTEFGRMATVRDPWGATFAVMGGGSAA
- a CDS encoding S8 family serine peptidase, whose translation is MAVVKVLLEVEAPDQPVGFELFESATESLVAADRAARPALDRVAGLGVELDEPLPPVPMFGTRDGSAPWGGAPAGSLRAFAGPETNADLAATSVVVAAEVNSSQLAELRDREGVTVWPNSPVTLDHHEHDDAVDLARSRPGLDCRPFRDAVDLEVVRAMLGVHRAWWDGYRGQNVAVGIIDEGVNGVVYPVVGGFARPNAARQPGAAPITSHGSMCAADVLVAAPAARLYDYPFLGVANSGGVLTMFQAVLDQRRLDGTPHLTTNSYGYTGIPPVADFPNHEVHDPQHPVHRKVREVVASGAACLFAAGNCGADCPSGACHSSGIGPGRSIHASNSLAEVITVAAVNTRHERIGYSSQGPGMFHAEKPDLASYSHFFGNFGPDRPGGTSSNPFDNGTSAATPVAAGVAALLLSAAPGLTPDGLRDALYAGLTNVTGAAWDAGYGRGIVNAAASYSSLVR